TACAAATGATGAAACTTAGGCATAAACCCGAAATAATACAAATGGTGTTGATTAGATGTTGTATGCATTTGTGGTTGAAGAGAGAATTGTGCTTTAGTCATTTACCTTGTAGACGGTTCCAAATCCACCTTGCCCCAGCTTATTGGCTTCATCAAATGAACCAGTGGCTTTCTCAAGAGTGGAGTATTTGAAGTTCAGGCTGCTATCATGAAGAGTTTTCACCAATTTCTCCGCATCATTTGAGCCTTAAAAGAGTTGCAAGAGATTTCAAGCACAATCAACTTACAGTCAGAGTGAGTGCATATTTTGTATCGAGTTGCATCACTTCTGTTGCTATTCTAAACATTATCACATGACCAACTGCTCTACAGTCAATGTAAAATGTTTAGTAGCGAAAAATTACATGTAAATTTGGTTCTCCTATTTCATTAATTGGAAGCAATAACCAGTGGCTTTCAAAACTGGCGCATGCCATATGATGACATATGAAGTTGACCTACCTTTTCGCTTCTGCTGTATTCTTTTGTTCTTCCAGAAATAGGCTCCAATGATTGCTCCCACAGCCAAAACAATTGCAGAACTCACTGCAGCAACAACAATGACTACAACTGTCCCTGCAAATATTGTCATTATGAAATCAAGATCACCATGAGTAGGAACATCACCCGCATTTGATCCTAAACGGCATATGCATCCATGctaaacccccccccccccttctctATCCCAAAAAAAGGAGGGAAAACAGAAATGAAAAATGGATAACAAGATAAGGGAACAGAATTATAAGACCCTAAAAGAGCTCATTTTACCTCTTGATCTTCCACTTCCTTGTATTGGATTGAGAAAATTAATGTCCGAGTACCTCATGAAGCATCCTGTGTTGAGTGCCCTGCCCTCAGACCAAGGCAAGCAACCCAGTATGGATTTACTAGCATTTTCAAGACATGCTCTGCAAGAGTTAGCATTCAGTGTCTTCCAACAGTCAGCCAAAACATAAGCTGACTCATTTGATGTCCCAGACACCTGCAATGCAGCACGTGCATAACCATTACTGTTTGGTGCACCTGTAGCTGCTTGTAACACAGCCCGTCTAGCCGCTTCCTGGAATGTTGAGCTCTTTCTTGTTCTATTCCCACAAACAGCATGGTCCTGTGGTCCTTTGAACTCCTGAAAGAAGCTGTAGTTCTCTGCTCTCATGAAGCAGCCATCCAGAAAAATCCGGCCCCCATTGAAAGGAAAGCACTGAGGAAGGACAGTACGAGCTTCAGCATAGCACAATACGCAGTCAAGAAGAGAAAGATCACCATAGCACTGGGCTAGCCCATAATTAGTATCAGGTCCTTTGCCTGTAATAGATACTCCAAAACCTTTGCTACGCATTTGGTCGCTAATGTTTTCCATTGTAGCAACaaaatttgggacaaaaagtGTGGTGTTGTGCTCAGGCTGGTGACCGCACATAAATTCGACAGTCTGCGCTCTTGGGTCCCCAACTGATGCATCAGGTAATACCATGGTCGCCACAAGTATTAACAGAAGAGATGCAATTGTGGGTATCTGGAATTCTCTCATCATATTCGCTGGTTGATATGGTTTTGCTAATGAATCTGTTTACGGAAAAGAACTGTTCAGGTGCTTCATAAGAAAATTGAACTGAAATCAAGATGTTCGTCCACTGTGGACACTCGAGTTAAAAAGGGCAGCAAAAGCAATCAATGGAGGAACATCCTAACAAGCAGGATGGAACTTTCATAAATTATGCAGTGTTAAAACTCCTCTTGCATAGCTTACTGCACGGTCAAAAACATTCCCACAAACTCGTGACGCTATAATCAGTGATATCCTAAGCTGCCATTCTCTCTCATTTTTCGGCAGGTAATTCATAGGCCCAGAGAAAATTCCAAGAAGACAACAAACAATAGGTCAACTACGCTCTAGAACAAGCGAGAAAAGGTGTGAAAGCCACAGAGAGCATTTAACTCGATACAATCCATCATAAGCCCTTGAGTTGTTTAACAAAGTCAAAATCatgttgcttttttttttttctccgtTTTCACGGAATTAGTCTTTGGTTCACACTAATCTAGCAATATCTTAAGCATTCACATTTACTGTCAGGCCTAATGTCACCAGACACAGGTTTCCCATCTAAATGTagttaaattaaaaaaaaaaacaaaaaaaaaacaaataccCAACCCTTGCAAACCGCAATTAATGCAAAATCGCCCATGACTTCTGCTAATAGTAAAAGTTGTCATGTGGGACCATGACAACAAATCAGTGATAAGAACCCTTGAAAATGGCTTCTTACACGAAAATAATAGCAAGAGGGCTACACCTCAACGCCCAAACCAACCCATAAttaatttcaaaagaaaagaaaggtgaGGCCCCACATCATCTCTGATGGATTTGGGGGGGCCAAGATttgccctcaaaattttgtgcggctgagattacaccatgtaactcgattttcgTGTCAAGTGTGGGGCCCATCACTATCTGTTGTGAAAATATATCATGTGAAAAAAAGGTTACacgatgtacaaagaaagttaCGCGCAGTTGATAATGACTAAAATTGGCAGGACGGTTGCCCCGAGTCCATCTCTGATTCATTTGCCAGCAGCAGCCAAGTAGGCAGTAGCCAATGCACGCATGTGACATGAGGCTTAATGTAGGAAACTAGCCAAAATCAAATCTGAGCTTTGAGTTCGCAAAAATCCATTTTCTAACCAGCTGCCGCGTTCTACACGGCAAAGGTTACTTCAACTTTTCAAAGATGATGATATTTTACAGGCAAcgtcttttctttgttttttcaaCCTTTTCGTCTTTAGGATTTTCTACACAAGAACATGAGAATCAAAGTTGAATAACATGATAAGATGCATTATGCTGCTAAGTTTATCCATATATTAGCCAAGTTGCCAATTAGGTAAATATTAAAGAACCCATGTGGATTAAGAACTGACAAATAAATACAAGAATCTGTTCTTCTAGCACTTGAATTGTTTTGGAGGTGAAAACGATAAACAGGAGCTATAT
This portion of the Coffea eugenioides isolate CCC68of chromosome 11, Ceug_1.0, whole genome shotgun sequence genome encodes:
- the LOC113753202 gene encoding cysteine-rich receptor-like protein kinase 2 isoform X2, which codes for MMREFQIPTIASLLLILVATMVLPDASVGDPRAQTVEFMCGHQPEHNTTLFVPNFVATMENISDQMRSKGFGVSITGKGPDTNYGLAQCYGDLSLLDCVLCYAEARTVLPQCFPFNGGRIFLDGCFMRAENYSFFQEFKGPQDHAVCGNRTRKSSTFQEAARRAVLQAATGAPNSNGYARAALQVSGTSNESAYVLADCWKTLNANSCRACLENASKSILGCLPWSEGRALNTGCFMRYSDINFLNPIQGSGRSRGTVVVIVVAAVSSAIVLAVGAIIGAYFWKNKRIQQKRKGSNDAEKLVKTLHDSSLNFKYSTLEKATGSFDEANKLGQGGFGTVYKGVLPDGREIAVKRLFFNNKHRAADFYNEVNIISSVEHKNLVRLLGCSCSGPESLLVYEFLPNKSLDRFIFDANKGKALNWEKRFEIIIGTAEGLVYLHENTKCRIIHRDIKASNILLDSRLRSKIADFGLARSFQEDKSHISTAIAGTLGYMAPEYLAHGQLTDKADVYSFGVLLLEIVSGRQNNRSKTTEYSDSLVTIAWKHFLQGKVEELFDPNLMLQNYLNMNVRAEVLRVVHIGLLCTQEIPSLRPSMSTALPMLAKKDEQLPTPTNPPFIDESTMELNDTFENPHHPFRHGDSASNASLSHSSFYPR